A stretch of bacterium DNA encodes these proteins:
- a CDS encoding tetratricopeptide repeat protein, whose translation MIYIWKANIFQEPCILWYYLWNKGKRVYRKGKKIDPNNPEVYLAEGRNYLFAPGFAGGSKKKAILSFKKAIEIFPNYHWSYLWLGQAYLVIGEKDKAMEQFKKALNLCPINSWAKYEIERLK comes from the coding sequence GTGATATATATATGGAAGGCTAATATCTTTCAAGAACCCTGTATTTTATGGTATTATTTATGGAACAAGGGCAAAAGAGTTTATAGAAAAGGCAAAAAAATAGACCCAAATAATCCAGAGGTTTATCTTGCAGAGGGTAGAAATTATCTCTTTGCACCAGGCTTTGCAGGAGGAAGTAAGAAAAAGGCAATACTTTCATTTAAAAAAGCAATTGAGATTTTTCCAAACTATCATTGGAGTTATCTTTGGCTTGGACAGGCATACCTTGTAATAGGAGAGAAGGACAAGGCAATGGAACAATTCAAAAAAGCCCTCAATCTTTGCCCAATAAATTCTTGGGCAAAATATGAAATTGAAAGGCTAAAATGA